A section of the Zygosaccharomyces rouxii strain CBS732 chromosome B complete sequence genome encodes:
- the SEC20 gene encoding Sec20p (similar to uniprot|P28791 Saccharomyces cerevisiae YDR498C SEC20 Membrane glycoprotein v-SNARE involved in retrograde transport from the Golgi to the ER required for N- and O-glycosylation in the Golgi but not in the ER forms a complex with the cytosolic Tip20p) encodes MVLVYAQDLRSLQTAMMQELREIGLSCADEKHTKVSEMIIEFESLLKAAVVCLNHEKRLLKLYWTKTSHGMSLQVVNQEPDQYETVLEEIVQLVNFTDWLTEYKTKLKEFIRKAHQDALAQVDSKRDEAIERNALEWEEQQQQQQPANQKATTATTKPANTSDQVLSKTKQVSANLIRGNQILQAGVLQSDLNLDELKQQTSSLSQMNDKYSQLGFVFDKTSQLVKHLEKASRQEKRDVYLSLGFLCLCITWVLWRRIFKLPCKLVLWVLFRFFKTILISIGLVRKQSSMPLSPTMDTVATATTSATTTTPTSATSASLDLLSANTKSLEQVVDQAMDRIFPHDEL; translated from the coding sequence ATGGTTCTGGTATATGCACAAGATTTGAGGTCGTTACAGACCGCCATGATGCAAGAATTGAGGGAGATAGGATTGAGCTGTGCTGATGAGAAACATACAAAAGTATCAGAGATGATAATCGAATTCGAGTCGCTACTCAAAGCCGCTGTAGTATGTCTTAACCACGAGAAGAGGCTTTTAAAGTTGTATTGGACAAAAACAAGCCATGGAATGAGCCTCCAAGTGGTCAATCAAGAACCCGATCAGTACGAAACAGTTCTAGAAGAAATAGTACAGTTGGTAAATTTCACCGATTGGCTCACAGAGTATAAAACGAAACTAAAGGAGTTTATCAGGAAAGCACACCAGGACGCACTAGCACAGGTGGATTCCAAAAGGGATGAAGCAATTGAACGTAATGCACTAGAATGGgaagaacaacagcaacaacaacaacccGCTAACCAAAAAGCAACAACGGCTACAACAAAACCAGCCAACACAAGCGATCAAGTACTAAGCAAGACCAAACAAGTTAGTGCCAATTTGATTAGAGGTAATCAAATTCTACAAGCTGGTGTATTGCAGAGTGACCTGAATTTAGACGAATTGAAGCAACAGACCAGCTCACTATCACAAATGAATGATAAATATTCTCAATTAGGATTTGTTTTTGACAAAACTTCTCAACTCGTGaaacatttggaaaaggcaTCTCgccaagaaaaaagagatgTTTACCTATCACTGGGATTTCTATGTCTCTGCATTACATGGGTTCTATGGAGGCGTATCTTTAAATTACCATGTAAATTGGTACTATGGGTTCTATTCcgttttttcaaaaccatACTGATATCCATTGGACTGGTAAGGAAACAGAGCTCAATGCCTTTGTCACCAACAATGGATACTGTAGCCACTGCTACTACTAGcgctactactactactcCTACTTCAGCTACTTCGGCATCTTTGGATCTACTTTCAGCAAATACAAAATCCCTTGAGCAAGTCGTCGACCAAGCTATGGACCGAATCTTCCCACATGATGAACTTTGA
- the NDJ1 gene encoding Ndj1p (weakly similar to uniprot|Q12366 Saccharomyces cerevisiae YOL104C NDJ1 Meiosis-specific telomere protein required for bouquet formation effective homolog pairing ordered cross-over distributio (interference) sister chromatid cohesion at meiotic telomeres and segregation of small chromosomes) gives MSDSEVKPEFSSLLLVSSARSTTLPIKAPTPVFPPSQFVDTIRDRRVALCPSSCFLLYSLNSAKLTFDTSQTSEVPFELFKECYHKNKSRFDLSKYFEVDKMDVPLDQELTFEGTTISETSKEEVSVLPLILKYHRTTANLNTEKHLMAHLTKLKALFKRFVDRKVSNLYINWLKLIESYVELVFRDLLVKWCQWLHTVRAMGHRRSVQTVLRMWLNRLCKQFWSRYFVFENGQKNSVNDMGRRLIRFAQASEWNLDGTSASYGVWIDSKNGIILFASGLVFEQVQVCPMYGTCIDQIAPEAITTKLLFYVNVAIIECFVNEIS, from the coding sequence ATGTCTGATTCTGAAGTCAAACCTGAGTTTTCGAGTCTCCTGTTAGTTTCCAGTGCACGGTCTACTACATTGCCAATTAAGGCGCCAACACCAGTTTTCCCGCCGAGCCAATTTGTCGATACTATAAGGGATAGAAGGGTGGCATTATGTCCCAGTAGCTGTTTTCTATTATACAGCTTAAACTCTGCTAAACTGACTTTTGACACCAGCCAAACAAGTGAAGTACCATTCGAATTGTTTAAAGAATGTTATCATAAGAACAAGTCAAGATTTGATCTCAGCAAGTATTTTGAAGTTGATAAGATGGACGTACCTTTAGATCAAGAGCTTACTTTTGAAGGTACCACCATCAGCGAAACTTCTAAGGAAGAGGTATCTGTCTTGCCGCTGATCCTGAAATATCATAGGACTACAGCAAATTTAAACACTGAAAAACACCTAATGGCACATCTGACCAAATTGAAAGCCTTGTTTAAAAGGTTTGTTGATCGAAAAGTGTCTAACCTTTATATCAATTGGCTCAAGCTGATAGAATCATACGTGGAACTCGTGTTTCGAGACCTGCTAGTTAAGTGGTGTCAGTGGTTACATACGGTAAGGGCAATGGGTCATCGTCGTAGCGTGCAAACTGTGCTACGCATGTGGTTAAATCGTCTTTGTAAACAGTTTTGGTCCAGGTACtttgtatttgaaaatgggCAGAAAAATTCGGTAAACGACATGGGACGTCGTTTGATTCGGTTTGCACAGGCAAGTGAATGGAACTTAGATGGTACAAGTGCAAGCTATGGAGTTTGGATAGATTCCAAAAATGGTATAATTCTTTTTGCAAGTGGGTTAGTCTTTGAGCAAGTACAGGTTTGTCCCATGTATGGAACGTGTATTGACCAAATTGCACCAGAGGCAATTACTACGAAGTTGCTATTTTATGTAAACGTAGCAATTATTGAGTGTTTTGTGAATGAAATATCATGA